Below is a genomic region from Enterobacter hormaechei subsp. xiangfangensis.
CGGTATCGAGCCTAACCCGTCTTATGAAACGCTGATGAACGCGGTAAAAATCGCCCGCGAGGAGCAGATCACCTTCCTGCTGGCGGTGGGCGGCGGTTCCGTGCTGGACGGCACCAAATTCATCGCGGCGGCGGCCCATTACGCTGACGGCATCGACCCGTGGCATATTCTGGAAACGGGCGGCAGCGACATCAGCAGTGCGATCCCGATGGGCTCCGTGCTGACGCTGCCGGCCACCGGATCAGAGTCCAACAAAGGCGCGGTCATCTCCCGTAAAACCACCGGTGACAAGCAGGCCTTTATGAACGAACACGTTCAGCCCGTGTTCGCGATCCTCGATCCGGTTTACACCTATACCCTGCCTGCGCGTCAGGTGGCGAACGGCGTGGTCGACGCCTTTGTTCACACCGTTGAGCAGTACGTTACTTACCCGGTAAACGCCAAAATTCAGGATCGTTTCGCGGAAGGCATTCTGCTGACGCTGATTGAAGAAGGTCCGAAAGCGCTGAAAGAGCCTGAAAACTACGACGTGCGTGCCAACGTGATGTGGGCAGCCACCCAGGCGCTGAACGGCCTGATCGGCGCAGGCGTGCCGCAGGACTGGGCTACCCACATGCTCGGCCACGAGCTGACGGCGATGCACGGCCTGGATCACGCCCAGACGCTGGCGGTGGTTCTGCCTGCGCTGTGGAACGAAAAACGTGACGCTAAACGCGCCAAACTGCTCCAGTACGCCGAACGCGTGTGGAACATCACCGACGGTTCCGACGATGCGCGTATCGATGCCGCGATTGAAGCCACCCGTCACTTCTTTGAAAGCCTGGGCGTGCCAACGCGTCTCTCTGGCTACGGCCTGGACGGCAGCTCCATCCCTGCCCTGCTGGCGAAACTGGAAGCACACGGTATGACGCAGATCGGCGAGCATGGCGACATCACCCTTGACGTCAGCCGTCATATTTACGAAGCGGCACGCTAAGCGTTTTTAGGATCCTGACTTTCGTTTTTTGACATTTCGTCCAGACTTAATGCACATCACATCGTCGGAGGTTCCCTCCGGCGATGAGCACCTGAAGGAGGAAAAATGGCAAACCAAACCGTAATCAAGCTACAGGACGGCAACGTGATGCCCCAGCTGGGGCTAGGTGTATGGAAAGCCGGTAACGACGAGGTCGTCTCCGCCATTCATAAAGCCCTGGAAGTCGGCTATCGGTCCATCGATACCGCCGCCGCCTATAAAAACGAGGACGGCGTGGGAAAAGCGCTTGCCAGCGCCGGCGTTCCCCGGGATGAGCTTTTCATCACCACCAAGCTGTGGAACGACGATCAAAAGCGTCCCCGCGAAGCGTTGCAGGAGAGTCTGGAGAAACTCCAGCTCGATTTCGTCGATCTTTATCTCATGCACTGGCCGGTACCGGCTATCGACCATTACGTTGATGCCTGGAAAGGGATGATTGAACTGCAAAAAGAGGGGCTGATAAAAAGCATCGGCGTCTGTAATTTCCAGGTTCATCATCTGCAACGCCTGATTGATGAAACGGGCGTCGCGCCGGTGATTAACCAGATTGAGCTGCATCCGCTGATGCAGCAGCGCCAGCTTCATTCATGGAACGCCACGCACAAGATCCAGACCGAATCCTGGAGCCCGCTGGCCCAGGGCGGCGAAGGGGTGTTTGACCAGAAAATCATCCGTGAACTGGCGGATAAGTACGGTAAAACCCCGGCGCAGATCGTCATTCGCTGGCATCTGGATAGCGGTCTGGTGGTGATCCCGAAATCGGTCACGCCATCGCGTATCGCCGAGAACTTCGACGTCTGGGATTTCCGCCTGGATAAAGACGAGCTGGGTGAAATTGCGAAGCTGGATCAGGGCAAGCGGCTTGGGCCGGACCCGGATCAGTTTGGCGGGTAATCCCCTCACCCTGCCCTCTCCCAGGAGGGGA
It encodes:
- the dkgA gene encoding 2,5-didehydrogluconate reductase DkgA — encoded protein: MANQTVIKLQDGNVMPQLGLGVWKAGNDEVVSAIHKALEVGYRSIDTAAAYKNEDGVGKALASAGVPRDELFITTKLWNDDQKRPREALQESLEKLQLDFVDLYLMHWPVPAIDHYVDAWKGMIELQKEGLIKSIGVCNFQVHHLQRLIDETGVAPVINQIELHPLMQQRQLHSWNATHKIQTESWSPLAQGGEGVFDQKIIRELADKYGKTPAQIVIRWHLDSGLVVIPKSVTPSRIAENFDVWDFRLDKDELGEIAKLDQGKRLGPDPDQFGG
- the yqhD gene encoding alcohol dehydrogenase; translation: MNNFNLHTPTRILFGKNAIADLRAQIPTDARVLITYGGGSVKKTGVLDQVYSALEGLDVREFGGIEPNPSYETLMNAVKIAREEQITFLLAVGGGSVLDGTKFIAAAAHYADGIDPWHILETGGSDISSAIPMGSVLTLPATGSESNKGAVISRKTTGDKQAFMNEHVQPVFAILDPVYTYTLPARQVANGVVDAFVHTVEQYVTYPVNAKIQDRFAEGILLTLIEEGPKALKEPENYDVRANVMWAATQALNGLIGAGVPQDWATHMLGHELTAMHGLDHAQTLAVVLPALWNEKRDAKRAKLLQYAERVWNITDGSDDARIDAAIEATRHFFESLGVPTRLSGYGLDGSSIPALLAKLEAHGMTQIGEHGDITLDVSRHIYEAAR